One window of the Colletotrichum destructivum chromosome 4, complete sequence genome contains the following:
- a CDS encoding Putative AMP-dependent synthetase/ligase domain, Condensation domain, ACP-like superfamily: MANSVSPKHLPRIDTSMVSFHTESVEDRLISAAASVLNLPKNSIELFDSFCDLGGDRPSAVALKKRCMSLGLGVRTSDILRCHTLAELQTCITPLVVEVRTVPPESKDSEEDSASPSDVFASSPRRRQRRKSACSTTSASASTTSLSSSTSTSKSTTTTTTSSSCRRNSSDSADVAPLRKPGVEIELFIQSTPQVRNAAVIRPKAGYLEGKLVAFITLASGCLSQSSSLSSIRLVPQSQMHFAGSQVAAVRLALETSGGSHAVPSSWIVLDQMPSNGEGSVDRRRLQTWIQNINQDVYHQISSLESHELFQEPLTEMERIVQTAVANVLRIPPRQVGMNFSFGQLGGDDISAMMLVSACRTTKSVIVRPEDVQQCPTLGQLAARAYRKNARHADDDDAAWSEESLEGFRLSPMQQLYFDTGIGGRIEQRMASRAAAGGGGGGGGGGGGGGGYRFNQSLLLRVKNNSTLEDVHAAIATVVGHHSMLRARFRPGVDGWTQRIAPKVDGSYGFRYHSVSTTDEVMAIVAQSQATIDIEAGPVFAVDHFRTHDGQQLVYLLAHHLVVDMMSWRIIIHDLDELLREGTLFSERSMPFRRWNELQEEYIAGQAPDQLVLPPEYAGVLPGGQYGYWGLEDSLNTYADISVASFTLSPELTSILHTACNQVFRTDMSDIYMAALLLSFSQTFHDRPRVPPVVWNQEHGREPWSQDVDITETVGWFTSLCPVAMAVDAADDLLHVLRKMKDTRRSIPRRGWSYFASRYFGSEAAARSTEGWPFEIMFTYAGSVQQLEREKGVLEQLTIPGRLWSTEAADIGPDVPRIALFEVSAMVDRGAASVQVVYNRHSRHQDRITEWIQTYEHLLYEAIGRLRYRGQELTLSDVPMLNTTYEGLAKLNTDRLVALGLSSARDIEDVLPVTALQQEILISQTRDMETCHSHAVYELASANGVVADQAQICGIWQHIVARYPALRTVFIDSISEDGLFDQVILRRCSPDMLFVDAEGGEDPVAVLDALPPMSTSPSSPRHRVSVCKSHASTFLRLDISHALCDALSLQNIVWDLKRMYNSSSNSSKVSSSSMKMLDPSHAACVRYISSARRENSLNFWLGRLRETRPCLFPRLMSTTTKTTNKTTAMTFLDDSNGNGNDDNAASAMRHTNFHVELPMAQIDDFCRSLDISRSVLMQMAWALVLRAFTGSHRVCFGYRSSGREAEDAPEGLARSVGMFENTTACSVGLENHKTVGSVLKTIQDDVEACRPHQHVPISEIQNALSLQGQQQQNQRQHHHHQRDDGLLFNTCLSYQEEPHELKSRFSSTARPPMRLSCIQAFNTPDMDVTLSLTLVNGRLVTGVSHRLMTAAQAENLTNTFGRAVLSLLEAGPDVAVGGVDLFTDRDYAQLLISDWGADKGGKEAAPGCVHALVSQHARLRPDAQAICAWDGELSYRQVCRLVSRLATFLGQWGVRPGVAVPVILDKNKWAVISILAVLKAGGCFVPIDAEDRANVETFVRQISPKVVVATDMMWKHLEAIVDGVVVVDDSLFEVNFAMEAPLPMAAPNDAACILLSPGSSRGREAKGIVFPHAALSSAFVTQGRALGLDGDSRVMQLSSFCVDTALVELLSTLVHGGCVCVPSSVERTSDIVGAARRMDVNWSYMTPVLARKMTPAAIPSLRTVCFRTRRLDGDTCGPWMAATRVLLAYGAPDVCPLGVSVLEVARPSDLTRVAPPFLGRFWIVDPEDHRKLMPIGAVGELVIESPTLAHRFVPGQPLCRLPQDADLALEDGKPRTRYFKTGHRVRYMDDGMLDFVSSSRDDLESGSGGGGSSNSSNSGIGQAAPLPVAEIEQKLRRCLGQGVDLAVESIISRDAQPSLAAFVELGERLFEGSEDLTRISVTTRERTYIAKKLIESSLGTSLPSHMMPTVFVPVKHLPVTPSLKVNRRKLQKMVGWLSQEQLAALSAVASPDEIRSVGIKPLPLTKVEERMRSVWASVLGVEAEAIHGNQSFVMLGGRSYLAGRLVVACRKRGLIIALPDVLRGASLTELCQGITLSSDYALEAAAELSTETSVAPSSASASASASGASAPASASASSPEMPFEERFVGDVIAPKLKVAREAISDVAEASATQLRFLETGLLKGNASLTYFTFSFTGAIQTKKLEAVCLCLAKIHPILRTAFVVHERRVYQAALKSFVPEFKRVEVPTWRVSAMTEKLIKRDQTGSFNLEVPATKFFFVDAGKQSNLVLRLSGAQYDDASVSLLLQHLRSIYVSPSCPPRRATYFDFARSVNNNNNNNTTTNTTTTTAAAAAAAGSAKGHWASVLDGAKMTRVVAHSKPPAMSSNVKTISQRVSVMSLANIGISFDTVVKSAWAMVLGNLAGSGDVLFGEVVEGRHLRLPDGSDVSGTLGPVSNAIPVRVRFADTLSSPLELLKQVHGQRVASIPFENMGWLDVVEKCTKMPYWTRFSTVVEHRHQDAAREAAAVFNLGGAVKCRFAVHEAASRDVYDLHVVSTQETAATGDISLTFCENRIPAMFAADALRALCANIELLTSVSMLHPLIPSAADYRDVPPQIPLPQLEMEPKPTATAGAAMSGTHRAAVQAAISRVWTAALDPRSLGVPEAQLHNAAFYDLWGSMVPAFQLAEMLTQELPRLGLPGSHHLTVSMEEVMAHPTMAEQFELAARKMRDARRRTIVEVFSSSTTSSSSSSSSSSKAHPSWGRRGLKMLVGGAVGSGSKSTSTSVSVNASSSSSVDVYRGSFVQQQQQGGAPFMDSIAEGAISSNIRAARPASSVELEGPRRQRLSLAVEHDGSSMESLTTGSSRTDEEAEDRRASVPGNREDREEDADVVSPLSATTTAPSPVKESRIRRKAGSVLSRISLVSPVSLTGSKLGHR, translated from the exons ATGGCCAACTCAGTCAGCCCAAAACACCTCCCCAGGATCGACACCTCCATGGTGTCATTCCACACAGAATCCGTCGAGGACAGACTCAtttcggccgccgcctcggtgCTGAACCTGCCCAAGAACAGCATCGAGCTGTTTGACTCCTTCTGCGACCTCGGGGGCGACAGACCGTCCGCAGTCGCGCTGAAGAAGAGGTGCATGAGCCTCGGACTGGGCGTGAGGACGAGCGACATCCTCCGCTGTCACACCCTGGCGGAGCTTCAGACGTGCATCACCCCCTTGGTCGTCGAGGTTCGGACCGTGCCCCCCGAGTCCAAGGACTCCGAGGAAGACAGCGCCTCTCCCTCTGATGTCTTCGCCTCAAGTCCCAGgagacgacaacgacgaaAGAGCGCCTGCTCAACAACATCAGCGTCAGCATCCACAACATCGTTatcatcatcgacatcaacatcaaagtcaacaacaacgacaacaacatcGTCGTCCTGCCGTCGTAACTCGTCAGACAGCGCCGACGTGGCACCGCTCAGAAAACCAGGTGTCGAAATCGAACTCTTCATCCAGTCAACGCCCCAGGTAAggaacgccgccgtcatcagaCCAAAGGCCGGCTACCTGGAAGGCAAGCTCGTGGCCTTTATCACGCTGGCCTCGGGCTGCCTCTCGCAGTCGTCCAGCCTGTCGAGCATCCGACTCGTGCCGCAGTCGCAGATGCACTTTGCCGGGagccaggtcgccgccgtccgcctgGCCCTCGAGACGTCCGGGGGCTCTCACGCCGTGCCCAGCTCATGGATCGTGCTTGACCAGATGCCTTCCAACGGAGAGGGTTCCGtcgaccggcggcggctccagACGTGGATCCAGAACATCAACCAGGACGTGTACCACCAGATATCGAGCCTCGAGTCGCACGAGCTCTTCCAGGAGCCGCTGACCGAGATGGAACGGATCGTACAGACGGCCGTCGCCAACGTGCTCCGGATACCGCCGAGGCAGGTCGGCATGAACTTCTCCTTTGGCCAGCTGGGCGGTGACGACATCTCGGCCATGATGCTCGTGTCGGCGTGCCGGACGACCAAGTCCGTCATCGTGAGGCCCGAAGACGTCCAGCAGTGCCCGACGCTGGGCCAGTTGGCGGCGCGCGCGTACCGGAAGAACGCGAGgcatgccgacgacgacgacgccgcgtGGAGCGAGGAGTCGCTCGAGGGCTTCCGGTTGTCGCCGATGCAGCAGCTGTACTTCGACACGGGGATCGGCGGGCGCATCGAGCAGCGCATGGCATCcagagctgctgctggcggtggtggtggtggtggcggcggcggcggcggaggtggcggcTACCGCTTCAACcagagcctcctcctccgggTCAAGAACAACTCGACGCTGGAGGACGTCCACGCGGCCATCGCGACGGTCGTCGGCCACCACTCGATGCTGCGGGCGCGGTTCCGGCCCGGTGTCGACGGCTGGACGCAGAGGATCGCGCCCAAGGTGGACGGGTCGTACGGGTTCCGGTACCACTCGGTCAGCACGACGGACGAGGTCATGGCCATCGTCGCGCAGTCGCAGGCGACGATCGACATCGAGGCCGGTCCCGTGTTCGCCGTCGACCACTTCCGGACGCacgacggccagcagctGGTCTACCTGCTCGCGCACCACCTGGTCGTGGACATGATGTCGTGGcgcatcatcatccacgacctcgacgagctgctgcgCGAGGGCACGCTGTTCTCGGAGCGCTCCATGCCCTTCCGGCGGTGGAACGAGCTGCAGGAGGAGTACATCGCCGGCCAAGCCCCGGACCAGCTCGTGTTGCCGCCGGAATACGCCGGTGTCCTGCCCGGCGGCCAATACGGCTACTGGGGCCTCGAGGACTCGCTCAATACGTACGCCGACATCTCGGTCGCCAGCTTCACCCTCAGCCCGGAGCTGACGTCGATCCTGCACACGGCGTGCAACCAGGTCTTCAGGACGGACATGTCGGACATCTAcatggcggcgctgctgctctccTTCAGCCAGACTTTCCACGACCGCCCGCGGGTGCCTCCCGTCGTCTGGAACCAGGAGCACGGCCGCGAGCCGTGGAGCCAGGATGTGGACATCACCGAGACGGTCGGCTGGTTCACGTCGCTGTGCCCCGTGGCGATGGCGGTCGACGCGGCGGACGACCTGTTGCACGTGCTGCGCAAGATGAAGGACACGAGACGGTCGATCCCGCGGCGCGGCTGGAGCTACTTCGCGTCGCGGTATTTCGggtccgaggcggcggcgaggagcacCGAGGGGTGGCCGTTCGAGATCATGTTCACCTACGCCGGATCAGTGCAGCAGCTGGAGCGGGAGAAGGGGGTGCTCGAGCAGCTGACGATCCCCGGGAGGCTGTGGtcgaccgaggccgccgacatcgGGCCAGACGTGCCCCGGATCGCCCTCTTCGAGGTgtcggccatggtcgacCGGGGCGCGGCGTCGGTGCAGGTCGTGTATAACCGGCACTCGAGGCACCAGGACCGCATCACCGAGTGGATCCAGACGTACGAGCACCTCCTGTACGAGGCCATCGGCCGGCTGCGGTACCGCGGCCAGGAGCTCACGCTGTCGGACGTGCCGATGCTCAACACGACGTACGAGGGCCTCGCGAAGCTCAACACGGACCGGCTCGTGGCGCTGGGCCTCTCGAGCGCGCGGGACATTGAGGATGTGCTGCCCGTGACGGCGCTGCAGCAGGAGATCCTCATCAGCCAGACGCGGGACATGGAGACGTGCCACAGCCACGCCGTGTACGAGCTCGCGTCGGCTAACGGCGTCGTGGCGGACCAAGCGCAGATCTGCGGCATCTGGCAGCACATCGTGGCGCGGTACCCGGCGCTGCGGACCGTCTTCATCGACAGCATCTCGGAGGATGGGCTCTTCGACCAGGTCATCCTTCGGCGGTGCTCGCCCGACATGCtcttcgtcgacgccgagggcggggaGGACCCCgtggccgtcctcgacgcgctgccgcccatgagcacgtcgccctcgagcccgcGACACCGGGTGTCGGTGTGTAAGTCGCACGCCAGCACGTTCCTGCGGCTCGACATCAGCCACGCGCTGTGCGACGCCTTGAGCCTCCAGAACATTGTCTGGGACCTGAAGAGGATGTataacagcagcagcaatagTAGCAaggtgtcgtcgtcgtcgatgaagatGCTCGACCCGTCCCACGCCGCCTGCGTCCGGTACATCTCGTCGGCCCGTCGGGAGAACAGCCTCAACTTCTGGCTCGGCCGGCTGCGGGAGACGAGGCCGTGCCTGTTCCCGCGCctgatgtcgacgacgacgaagacgacgaatAAGACGACAGCGATGACATTCCTAGATgacagcaacggcaacggcaacgacgacaacgccgcgAGCGCCATGAGACACACCAACTTCCACGTAGAGCTTCCCATGGCGCAGATCGACGACTTTTGCCGGTCCCTGGACATCAGCCGGTCCGTCCTCATGCAGATGGCGTGGGCGCTCGTCTTGCGGGCCTTTACCGGCTCCCACCGAGTGTGCTTCGGCTACCGGTCGTCCGGCCGAGAGGCGGAAGACGCCCCGGAAGGGCTCGCCCGCTCCGTGGGCATGTTCGAGAACACGACGGCCTGctccgtcggcctcgagaaCCACAAGACGGTCGGCTCAGTCCTCAAGACGATccaggacgacgtcgaggcctgCCGCCCGCACCAGCACGTGCCCATATCGGAGATTCAGAACGCCCTCAGCCTCCagggacagcagcagcagaaccagcggcagcaccaccaccaccagcgcgacgacggcctcctcttcAACACGTGTCTGTCATACCAGGAGGAGCCGCACGAACTCAAGAGCCGGTtcagctcgacggcgcggccgccgatgagGCTCTCGTGCATCCAGGCCTTCAACACGCCCGACATGGACGTCACCTTGTCGCTGACGCTCGTCAACGGGCGGCTCGTCACGGGCGTCTCGCACCGGctcatgacggcggcccaggcggAGAACCTCACCAACACGTTCGGCCGCGCGGTGCTCTCCCTGCTCGAGGCGGGCCCGGACGTCGCGGTCGGGGGCGTCGACCTCTTCACCGACAGGGACTACGCCCAGCTGCTCATCAGCGACTGGGGCGCGGATaagggcggcaaggaggcCGCGCCCGGGTGCGTCCACGCCTTGGTCTCGCAGCACGCCCGGCTCCGGCCGGATGCCCAGGCCATCTGCGCCTGGGACGGCGAGCTCTCGTACCGCCAGGTCTGCCGTCTCGTCTCGCGGCTGGCGACCTTTCTCGGCCAGTGGGGGGTCCGGCCTGGCGTTGCCGTGCCGgtcatcctcgacaagaacaagTGGGCGGTGATTAGTATCCTGGCCGTGTTGAA AGCCGGCGGTTGCTTCGTGcccatcgacgccgaggaccggGCCAACGTCGAGACCTTTGTCCGCCAGATCTCGcccaaggtcgtcgtcgccacaGACATGATGTGGAAgcacctcgaggccatcgtcgacggcgtcgtcgtcgtcgacgactccCTCTTCGAGGTCAACTTTGCCATGGAGGCCCCTTTACCCATGGCCGCGCCCAACGACGCCGCCTGCATCCTCCTTTCGCCGGGCTCGTCCCGCGGCcgcgaggccaagggcatAGTCTTCCCCCACGCGGCCCTCTCGTCCGCCTTCGTCACGCAGggccgcgccctcggccttgacgggGACAGCCGCGTCATGCAGCTCTCGTCCTTTTGCGTCGACACGGCACTGGTCGAGCTGCTGTCGACCCTCGTCCACGGCGGCTGCGTGTGTGTGCCGTCCTcggtcgagcggaccagcGACAtagtcggcgccgcccgccggATGGACGTCAACTGGAGCTACATGACGCCCGTCCTGGCCCGCAAGATGACGCCGGCCGCCATCCCGAGCCTGAGGACGGTCTGCTTCCGcacccgccgcctcgacgggGACACCTGCGGCCCCTGGATGGCCGCCACGAGGGTCCTGCTCGCCTACGGCGCCCCGGACGTCTGCCCGCTGGGCGTGTcggtcctcgaggtcgcccgGCCGTCGGACCTCACCCGCGTCGCGCCGCccttcctcggccgcttcTGGATCGTCGACCCGGAGGACCACCGCAAGCTGATgcccatcggcgccgtcggcgagctcgtcatcgAGAGCCCGACTCTGGCCCACCGCTTCGTCCCCGGCCAGCCGCTGTGCCGCCTGCCCCAGGACGCCGATTTGGCGCTTGAGGACGGCAAGCCGAGGACGCGCTACTTCAAGACGGGCCATCGCGTGCGGTACATGGATGACGGCATGCTCGACTTTGTCTCGAGCAGCCGTGACGATCTGGAGAGcggtagcggcggcggcggtagcagcaacagcagcaacagcggcATCGGCCAGGCCGCTCCCCTGCCCGTAGCTGAGATCGAACAGAAGCTACGGCGGtgcctcggccagggcgtcgacctcgccgtcgagtccATCATCAGCCGGGACGCGCAGCCGTCGCTCGCGGCCtttgtcgagctcggcgagagGCTGTTCGAGGGCTCCGAGGACCTCACGAGGATCAGCGTGACGACCCGCGAGCGCACCTACATcgccaagaagctcatcgAGTCGTCCCTCGGCACCAGCCTGCCGTCGCACATGATGCccaccgtcttcgtccccgTCAAGCACCTGCCCGTCACGCCCTCCCTCAAGGTGAACCGCCGCAAGCTGCAGAAGATGGTCGGCTGGCTGTCCCAGGAGCAGCTCGCGGCCCtgtccgccgtcgcctcgccCGACGAGATCCGCTCCGTCGGCATCAAGCCCTTGCCGCTgaccaaggtcgaggagcgcATGCGGTCCGTCTGGGCGTCCGTCTTGggggtcgaggccgaggccatccacGGCAACCAGAGCTTCGTCATGCTCGGCGGCCGGAGCtacctcgccggccgcctcgtcgtcgcgtgCCGGAAACGGGggctcatcatcgccctGCCCGACGTGCTCCGCGGTGCCAGCCTCACGGAGCTCTGCCAAGGCATCACGCTCAGCTCGGATTacgccctcgaggcggcggcggagctgTCCACCGAGACGTCTGTcgctccgtcgtcggcgtcggcatcggcatcggcatcaggggcatcggcaccggcatcggcatccgcgtcgtcgcccgagaTGCCGTTCGAGGAGCgcttcgtcggcgacgtcatCGCCCCGAAGCTAAAGGTCGCCCGGGAGGCCATAAGCGACGTTGccgaggcctcggccacccAGCTCAGGTTCCTCGAGACGGGCCTGCTGAAGGGCAACGCGAGCCTCACCTACTTCACCTTCAGCTTCACTGGCGCCATCCAgaccaagaagctcgaggccgtgtGCCTCTGCCTGGCCAAGATCCATCCCATCCTGCGCACTGCCTTCGTCGTCCACGAGCGGAGGGTGTACCAGGCGGCGCTCAAGTCCTTCGTGCCCGAGTTCAAGCGCGTCGAGGTGCCGACCTGGCGCGTGTCGGCCATGACGgagaagctcatcaagaGGGACCAGACGGGCTCCTTCAACCTCGAGGTGCCCGCGACCAagttcttcttcgtcgacgccgggAAGCAGTCCAACCTCGTGCTGCGGCTGTCCGGCGCCCAGTACGACGACGCCTCGGTGTCCCTGCTGCTCCAGCACCTCCGGAGCATCTACGTCTCCCCGTCCTGCCCGCCGCGGAGGGCGACCTACTTTGACTTTGCCCGCTCGgtgaacaacaacaacaacaacaacaccaccaccaacaccactaccaccactgccgccgccgccgccgccgcaggcaGCGCAAAGGGCCACTGGGCCTCGGTGCTCGACGGGGCCAAGATGAcccgcgtcgtcgcccacAGCAAGCCGCCGGCCATGAGCTCCAACGTCAAGACCATCTCCCAGCGCGTCTCCGTCATGTCCCTGGCCAACATCGGCATCTCCTTCGACACCGTCGTCAAGTCCGCCTGGGCCATGGTGCTCGGCAAcctcgccggcagcggcgacgtgctcttcggcgaggtcgtcgagggccgccaTCTCCGGCTCCCCGACGGCTCCGACGTCTCCGGCACCCTCGGCCCCGTGTCCAACGCAATCCCCGTCCGGGTCCGGTTCGCCGACACGCTGAGCAGCCCGCTCGAGCTGCTCAAGCAAGTCCACGGCCAGCGCGTCGCGAGCATCCCGTTCGAGAACATGGGCTGGCTCGACGTGGTCGAGAAGTGCACCAAGATGCCCTACTGGACGCGCTTcagcaccgtcgtcgagcaccGCCACCAagacgccgcccgcgaggccgccgccgtcttcaacctcggcggcgccgtcaagtGCCGCTTCGCCGTccacgaggccgccagcCGGGACGTCTACGACCTCCACGTCGTCTCGACCCAGgagaccgccgccaccggcgacATCTCGCTGACCTTTTGCGAGAACCGCATCCCCGCTAtgttcgccgccgacgccctccgcGCCCTCTGCGCCAATATCGAGCTGCTCACCTCCGTCTCCATGCTGCACCCGCTGatcccctcggccgccgatTACCGCGACGTGCCCCCGCAGATCCCGCTGCCGCAGCTCGAGATGGAGCCGAAgcccaccgccaccgccggcgccgccatgtcCGGGACccaccgcgccgccgtccaggccgccatcTCCCGGGTCTGGACGGCGGCCCTGGACCCGCGCTCCCTCGGCGTCCCCGAGGCCCAGCTGCACAACGCCGCCTTCTACGACCTCTGGGGCAGCATGGTGCCGGCcttccagctcgccgagatgTTGACGCAGGAGCTCccgcgcctcggcctgccCGGCTCGCACCACCTGACCGTCTCGATGGAAGAGGTCATGGCCCACCCGACCATGGCGGAGCAGTTCGAGCTGGCGGCTCGCAAGATGCGCGACGCCAGGCGGAGGACCATCGTCGAGGTCTTCTCGTCTTCAAcgacgtcttcgtcttcgtcgtcatcgtcatcgtccaagGCGCATCCCTCTTGGGGCCGCCGCGGGCTGAAGATGCTCGTGGGTGGCGCTGTTGGTAGTGGTAGTAAGAGTACGAGTACCAGTGTCAGCGTCAAcgccagctcgtcgagctccgTGGACGTCTACCGCGGTTCCTtcgtgcagcagcagcagcaaggaGGGGCGCCGTTCATGGACTccatcgccgagggcgccatcagcagcaacatACGTGCCGCGAGGCCTGCGTCGTCCGTGGAGTTGGAGGGACCGCGGAGGCAGAGGCTGagtctcgccgtcgagcacgaCGGGAGCAGTATGGAAAGTTTGACGACGGGGAGCAGCCggaccgacgaggaggccgaggaccgGCGGGCGAGCGTGCCGGGGAACAGAGAGGACCGGGAAGAGGACGCGGACGTGGTGAGTCCGCTGAgcgcaacgacgacggccccgTCGCCGGTGAAGGAGAGCCGGATCCGGAGAAAGGCCGGCAGCGTGCTGAGCCGCATCAGTCTCGTCAGTCCCGTGAGCTTAACCGGGTCCAAGTTGGGGCATCGTTGA
- a CDS encoding Putative EthD domain-containing protein, with product MVRLAVPFAIAATLLAGGMASCTNTGQTQMVTYVKRAANVTRDQFWDYWQTEHAPKVAPLAVHFNITRYQQIQVGGQILPTAAGSTEPAATEPVEFDGIAMFLYKSDEVLAAMLAHPYYLEVVEPDEHVFIDKAAFGAGMVATFVGTDIEIVDGKKDVWVGNRATREKYDKVFQSYL from the exons ATggtccgcctcgccgtccccttcgccatcgcggccacgctcctcgccggcggcatggccTCCTGTACCAACACCGGCCAGACCCAGATGGTCACCTACGTCAAGCGGGCCGCCAACGTCACCCGGGACCAGTTCTGGGACTACTGGCAGACCGAGCACGCGCCCAAGGTCGCGCCCTTGGCCGTCCACTTCAACATCACGCGCTACCAGCAG ATTCAAGTCGGAGGCCAGATCCTCCCTACGGCAGCGGGTTCGaccgagcccgccgccaccgagcCGGTGGAGTttgacggcatcgccatGTTCCTCTACAAGTCGGACGAGGTGCTCGCGGCCATGCTCGCCCACCCGTACTACCTCGAGGTGGTCGAGCCCGACGAGCACGTCTTCATCGACAAGGCCgccttcggcgccggcatggtTGCCACCTTCGTCGGCACCGACATCGAGATCGTGGACGGGAAGAAGGACGTCTGGGTCGGCAACcgggcgacgagggagaAGTACGACAAGGTCTTTCAGTCTTACCTGTAG
- a CDS encoding Putative alpha/beta hydrolase-3 has translation MAADMGLANNPESGKPVYQPVAPLLNRIVYGTKISTLQQWYFQKAGFEAWKSYFWPPAQRPDIIKQYDCRKALPVRIFFPSNYDQTSPQTLPTLVTIHGGGFCIGVPDDDDAWNRTFADLNGALVVALHYWKAPWAPWPRALHDLEALYLAVVDDASLPIDKGRIALAGFSAGGNLTLCLSQMRSVRDHATAAPGAIVPIYPPTDFVTPTAEKHDRRPYKVGAGLPGIRGEKRDFVLEFADVFDWSYIPYGTNLRDTLISPLYAGRADFPGHVCIVAAELDYLAYEAWELACKLGGKGRPPAARVGRDEAAPGAPQQELELRDERFAWEVEDARGSVKWLLVPDVIHAFDLHEMGAAVSDPATVRDGNAKAVKVMGVIGDWLRRTAWK, from the exons ATGGCAGCAGACATGGGCCTCGCAAACAACCCAGAATCCGGCAAGCCCGTCTATCAACCGGTGGCCCCTCTACTCAACCGCATCGTGTACGGTACCAAGATCTCGACACTGCAGCAATGGTACTTCCAGAAGGCCGGTTTTGAGGCGTGGAAGTCGTACTTCTGGCCTCCCGCCCAGCGACCCGATATCATCAAGCAGTATGACTGTAGAAAGGCATTGCCTGTACG catcttcttcccctccaaCTACGACCAGACGTCCCCCCAGACCCTGCCGACGCTTGTGACGATCCACGGCGGTGGCTTCTGCATCGGcgtccccgacgacgacgatgcctgGAACCGCACCTTCGCCGACCTcaacggcgccctcgtcgtcgcgctgCACTACTGGAAGGCGCCCTGGGCCCCGTGGCCGCGCGCCCTGCACGATCTAGAGGCCCTGtacctcgccgtcgtcgacgacgcctcgCTGCCCATCGACAAGGGCCGCATCGCGCTCGCCGGCTTCAGCGCGGGCGGCAACCTGACGCTGTGCCTGTCGCAGATGCGGTCCGTCCGGGACCacgcgacggcggcgcccggGGCCATCGTGCCCATCTACCCGCCCACCGACTTCGTcacgccgacggcggagaAGCACGACCGCCGGCCGTACAAGGTCGGCGCGGGCCTGCCGGGGATCCGCGGCGAGAAGCGCGACTTCGTGCTCGAGTTCGCCGACGTGTTCGACTGGAGCTACATCCCCTACGGCACGAACCTGCGGGACACGCTCATCTCGCCGCTGTACGCGGGCCGCGCCGACTTCCCGGGTCACGTGTGCAtcgtcgcggccgagctggacTACCTGGCGTACGAGGCGTGGGAGCTGGCATGCAAGCTGGGCGGCAAGGGGAGGCCCCCCGCAGCCAGGGTCGGccgggacgaggcggcgccgggggcgCCGCAGCAGGAGCTCGAGCTGCGCGACGAGCGGTTCGCGTGGGAGGTGGAGGACGCGAGGGGCAGCGTCAAGTGGCTGCTGGTGCCGGACGTGATCCACGCGTTCGACCTGCACGAGATGGGGGCTGCCGTGTCGGACCCGGCGACGGTGAGGGACGGCAACGCCAAGGCGGTCAAGGTGATGGGGGTCATCGGCGACTGGCTGCGGCGGACGGCCTGGAAGTGA